A window of Heterodontus francisci isolate sHetFra1 unplaced genomic scaffold, sHetFra1.hap1 HAP1_SCAFFOLD_492, whole genome shotgun sequence genomic DNA:
TTGTAAACTTCACAGACGGTAATACTTTTTTATTTTTATGCACTGTAACACAACCAGTTTACTTTTCCCCACTCAGTATCCTATTAGTGTGTGTGCAAACTCACAAGAACTTAGGGATGGACATTTATAAAGCACGTTTTATGGCTGCAGTGTATTTTGGTACAGTGGCAGGCGTGGAAACCTGATTTCGGGAGTTGCAACATGGTGTTACATGAAAGAAGGGCACGGATTTGAAAAGTGACCACACGGTCACAGAGtttagagaggaaaaggaggttggggaAGGAGCAGGCACGTTTTCCAGGGCAGTGGGGCTAATCGTCGTTTTTtttcagagcagagagagtgatgCCAGATGATTTGAAGGTGACAGGAACAGATCAAGAGAGGGAACTATTAACCATATCAGCTAACATAGGAGCCGGGAAGatagtcttcccatgcatctgagcCGCTGCCAAGCTCTCAGTTCCAATGCTGAGCTCAGCCCCACATCCTCACTCCGGGTCATGTCTCTGCCCAGGCCCCTCGGTTAGATTTGTCTAGACACAAAACCCCTGACCGCACTGTCACactttgagagagggagagacagagggacagacagcaaTGACCAGATTTGGGGCGGTGGGGTGTGGTTGGAAGGGAGACCGAATCAGTATGTGTCTACAAAAATAAAACAAGTAATAAACAACTGACACGAGACGATTTCTATCATCCACAACATGTTCGCATTTGTTTGAAAAATAAGTTTATTTATTTTTGATcagatgtgaggagctgagaattGAACCAATGGAGATGGAGGAGAAATTGTGTCTTCTGTTTCTCTCCTGTATTGCAGGGAGCACTCTGGCTCTCCATTGCCCTCTTTCTTCCCTATGCTCCAAAGGTCACCGGTTGCATGCTTTTTCCACAGTGCAAGACTCCCCCACCAATGGGCCAGTACATTTCTCGGTCATCCAGCTGTCATTTACTCCTTATTATTTGCCCCACTGTTTTTTGGCCTGTGctaacccacccccaccaccgtcaGTGTATTTCAGGGCATCCAGCTGTTGGTCAAATCTTGCTGACCGGCACCGCTGCAGTTTCCACTGTGTGCCCCCGCCCCCTTCCCCTGCCCACACTTCCCCAATCTGCCAGTGGTATTTCAGCTTCTGCAGCCTGGTGGTCACCTCTTGCCCATACGGGATAAATACTAAATTCATGGCTTGGAAACAGTGGGACCCGCGTCTGCGCTGCACTCAGATGTTTTgtctattcattaattgaataaatgTTGTAATTGGATATTTCACGGCTCTCTTGAACTGTTCCCTGAATTTggactgagttgccccataaataaatgtgtttgtgcagcaacttaaattcaacaacatccatgCGACTTCTAGGAAGATATATTCTGAATCTTTGTAATCCCTGGGATCTTTTCCTGCTATGAGAAAATATAGGAATTGTATAACATAcagcaaccacagaagtatgaagcttcctgatatggtgaagagtaaaatcgcagacttccttctgctctccatctctgggtcactgcattTCTCTCCCTTGTTCTGCCCCTTCagccccttacggactcgactagccactaaaatgtgcctgacagtCAGAGCAATGAGGAGcaaaattaaagtgaatgggagcaatggggttaaaaccataTCAAACTgaccaaatcccacccatccaggatcaGTACGATAGCTTTGACTTGGATAACACAACCACGCTATATTGTCAATTATTTTAGCAGGTTTATATACAAAGTAGTAAGGGATGTTTTCCAAACACAGCAGAATGCAAGTTGTTAGTAGCACCATAGCTGCAGTTTGTttcgtgcaatattttgttttcagcttctggcaacaaattgccacaaatcgatcaaaggtgaaagtgacggtgaaccagacggaacagtctgaggctgaacgtTTCAGGACCGCAATAACGCTGCACACAGCGGCGATTTCCAGGAAAGATCCAGGGAAGTAATAATAACTGATCTTGAATAGTATGACGCCAgttataatgaccagtagatcccccATCGCCATGGCAACCAGGTAGCGAGTCGTGCAGGAGGAGAGTCCACACTTTCCCtgcgacaggatcacaatcgccactaaattaactttaAGGAAGATAAAGGGTAAGAGACGGGAAATTACTGATCAAGCATTCTGCATGTCTGACCCAGACATTACAGGCAGGAATGTATCAACTCAAACAGGTGGGTTGTGGACTGGTCATAGGTTAAAATTAAAAACACAAACCTCAACTCCAACTCCAACCAAACTTTTATCCACCCACTaaacataaaagtaaaatactgcagatgctggaaatctgaaatgcaaactgaaatattggaaatactcagcaggtccgacagcatctgcagagagagaaactgaattaacgtttcagggcagtgacctttcatcagaactagcaaaggataaaaatgtaataggttttaagcaaatgaagcaggggtggggcaaattagaacaaaagggaatgtgttgataggacagagggtcacagagtatagctgacaagaaggtcatggagcaaaggcaaagggtgtgtttccAATGATCCACCCCTTCCGTGTTTATGGGAGTCGGAACAGGGGATGAGCAGCCAGCTGTTCCCAGGACGGGGGTTGGGACATTAAATGTTTCACTGAGGATGGAAGTCTCTGATATAATCTGTTTTTCAGGGTTAACTTTGACCAGCAGCGTTACCCACCAATACCCCACGATACATACAAAGACACTCGGGATTGGAATCGgaactgcacccccctccccccccccccccacgcctggGATCGGATCACCTACCCTCGGATCACAACCCACTTTCCCCGTGGACAGAGCCCACCATTCCCCGAGATTCGACTACATCCGCACAGATCGGACCTCACCACCCCGGGGATTCGACCCTACCACATCTCGGTCGGACATCCCCTGATGGGACCACCCACCGCCTCAGAACTCCTCACCCAGCTTCAGAATGCACAGCCTGTTCAGAGAAGCAGGTTCCTTCAGCGTGTTTTTTAGAAACCAAGCTTGTCAATCAAgttgatttagattagattagatgagattagagatacagcactgaaacaatcccttcggcccaccgagtctgtgccgaccatcaaccacccatttatactaatccgacactaatctcatattcctaccaaacatccccatctgtcccgatatttccctaccacctacctgtactagtgacaatttataacggccaatttacctaccaacctgcaagtctttttggcttgtgggaggaaaccgaagcacccggagaaaacccacgcagacacagggagaacttgcaaactccacacaggcagtacccagaatcgaacccggttccctggacttCAGGGAGGGTATAATGTCAATAATAAAAGAGGCTACCTATGGAGTTATGAAACTCGTGCTCCGCTCCGTACCTATGCCATTCATCCCTGTCAATATCCAGGCCAAGTTATTGGTGCAAACGCAAAATACTGAAACAGCTGCATATCTGGAAAAAAAAGTTAGGAAGATATTGAAAACTGTCAGAAGGTTGTTGCTAGAATATGGAGGTTGGTGACCTAGATGCTGAGGGCAAGCAAAACTTTATTGTTGTTCTAACAGTGAAGGGAAGAGTCAAAACAATAAGGCGGGAAATGAAGTggacacgtttgagggccctgtTAAATTCAATGGCGGGAAATCATCTGCTGAGGAACAACGAAGACATTTCAAAAGCACTGATGTCGAAGGTAGTATCGCTAGAAAAGAAGAAATGGAGGTGGTGAAACTGAAAACTAGGAGAGTGGAACAGAGCCTATGCAAAAAGTGTGTGAATAAGTATAATCAAGATAGCTGTGGCAGTTGGTGGGATCGTAGCAGATGTTGGTGGGCAGCCAGTTCCTGAAATAGAGTTAGGAAAATTGAGGAAGGGAAGGTAAATGTCAGAGACGGACCATGCGAAGATGAAAGAGGGATagaaatttgaagcaaagttgatcaaATTTACCAATTCACGCTAAAATAGAAATTGAACAGCATAGTCATCAGAGgaaaaaaacaaaaagaaaaacaaGCAAAGAAGGCGACCTGTGTAGTATTGAAGGAAAGAATTATCCATATCTTCTACAGAAAGGCATCACAGCCAGGGCCCATACAGGATCCCATAGCGACACCAAGTAagtgtggaatatcccaatgttaGATCCGTGGTTCACACATCTACAATTTACAACAGTGTCCatgcacagtgatcaggatcatGATCTTGCTCTGGTTTTAATTCCCTGACCGGAGATGGTGAGAAACAGTGAGGTTCCAGTGAGGATGGCTAGTGACCAgaacaaaatgaatcaattccaaatTGGGCCCTCAGAATGTACCAGGAGGAGACGTTGGACGGAAAACTGCGGAGCAAATTTCTCATGGTGTCTGTCAGACAAGATGTCATCCGCTGTGATTTTAAGGATAGCTTGGATTTACTGGGCTTTGGATCAGACAGGGGCAGACTGCCATGGACAGACTTTAAATGGATTTCTGGAGCGTAGATGTGAGCACAGAAGGAAGGAAGTCTCGTGTGTTGTGGGACACTCGGGCAGAATGAACTAATGAATGAGGATTCAGAGACTAAACAAGGAAGAgagatctctgaggggaggaactaaactCTCAAGCAATAATGACTAAATTAAAATCAAAATTTCAAGGCATAAATAAAGTGGGGAGAGATttgataaagtaatcaaagagACGGTGAACCAATCATCAGTAATTTCAAAACCGGTGGAACTAGGAGATGAACAGTAGAATGGAGAGGTAGATGGCTACAAatacagaaaacagcgagtagaGCTTCAAGGTCTTTACCTAGATTGAATCATTCGATAAGTGATATTCAACAAGCACTGACGGTGGAACCAGTGTAATTCACAAATCACTTAATTGACAGGGCCTCAGGATGTAGAAGCACCAGTTCAAAAGAGACAATAAAATACACATTGCAAGCACAATACAGAGGAAGAGGGCGACAGAATACCTGAATAGATTAATAAACTTGCACAATGGGCATTCAAATGCTGCAATTGTGCACATTTAGGATAAGACCGCCACAGGAATATTGATTACTTTATTTGTACCTGATGAAGGATAGTATTGACTTGGGGGGATGCAACAAGATGCTTCACGAGATACATTACTGGGTTCAGAGGATTGTTGACTGAGGACAGCTTGATTCGAATGGTcttatattctctagagttcagaagaatgacaaATGAACTGACTGAAatatgtaagattctgagaggatTTGAAATAGTAGATGAGAGGTTAATTCCCCTGAGCGGAAACTCTAGAAATAGgggccatagtttcagaataagggggccaAAATGTCGCACTGAGATGAGGATACATTTATTCACTCAGAAGTTTGagaatctttgaaattgtctaccACTGACTGTTGTCGATATTCAGTCATTGTGAATATGCAAGACAGAGGTCTATATATCTTTCAAATCTAAGAGAAGTTACATAGACACGAACATACAAACTTCAGAATAGGCAGCAGAAGTAAGCTATTCAACCCCTGAGCCCTGCTCCAACAGCcagcaagatcatggcagatctgtttgtgtttcgaatttcacactcccatctcccCCTGATAACGTTTGAATCCCTTGCCTAACAATAATCTGTTCTACCTTCTCCTTAAACATAGTcaatgaacccgcctccaccatatTCTGACGCAGAGAGTTCTAAAGTCGCACATCTGCCTGAGAGCAAAAAACATTACTCTCCTCGTCTTTGTCcccaaaagggcgacccctaattttgaaacagtgccccctagttctgactcacccacaagaggaaatatcctctccaaATCCACCTAGACagctcaggatcttataaacttaaaTCAAGTCTCCTGTCCCTCTTCTattctccagtgaaaacaagcccagtctgtgcagactttcttcataagacaacccgcaaATTCCCGGTATCAATCTaggaaacctcctctgaaccatgcATTTGCatgcttcctgaaataaggagaccaaaactgcacacaataatcgacatgtggtctcaccaatgccatgtataactgtagcataacatcCTTGTTTTCATTTTAAATTCCTTTTGTAAAGAAGAATAgaattccattaaccttctttattgCCTGCTGTAGACTAACTTTTTGTGTCTCCTACACCAGAACACTTAGATCGCTGTGCACTTCGGAATTATGCAATTGTTCTCCGTTTCAGTAATGCTCTGCATTTTTATTCTTCTTTCCAAAGTGAACAGCTTCGcaaattcccacattatacttcatctgacaGATTTTTGGCCATTTACTCAATCCAtcgatatcggtctgcaacctccatatgtcctcttcacaacatacattcctacctatctttgtgtcatcggcaaacttagccAAATgctatcgctcccctcatctaagtcattgatgcaAATTGTAAAACTGTAAGGCCCGAGCACAGATCGCTGCAGGACTCCATTCATCACATCCTGTGaatcagaaaagggcccatttatgcatactctccgtTTTCTGCAAGCCAGTCAACCTTCCATCcttactaatatgttacccccttcaccatgacctcctaccttgtgcaataaccttttatgaggCACCTTGTCAAATTCCTTCTGAAATTCAAAGTACAGTACGTaatcggctcccctttatccacaacacattttactccttcaaagaattccaataaattggttaagctcgatttccctttcacaaaaccatgcagttTATTCGTGTTTACCCTGAGTTTTTCAAGTGTCCAGCTGCAAActccttaataatcgattctagCACCTTTCCGACGACAGACGTCAAGGTTATAGgcttatagttacctgttttctgaatCCCcgacctcccccaccccgcccccccatcccACCGCCCAATTATATTGGCAATTGCATTGTGTGGGAATTTCCAGTAGAggttgtagatcagccatgatcgtaatcaaTTACAGACCAGTTTTGAGGGGGAAAACGATttcatcctgctcctatttcataaatTTCATTCTTATTTCATTAATTATTAAGAATAAAACTCAGAATATATTCTGGCACCAGATGTAGGAAAAAGTAACTTCCAGCTGAACAGCGTGAGGACCTGATAGTGAAAGAAAACATCGCCAATCAGTACAATTACAAACTCAAAATCTGACAGCTCCCTCATCACACTTTCAAATCGCATTTCCTCATCAGAAGTATAATGTCAATTTCATCAGTTCGTTCTGTGGATTTTTTTACTCTCACCACATACTCTTCctctcctttaattctttctccatcTCCTTCCAGCtttcgtagaaacatagaaaataggagcaggagtaggccattcggtcctttgagccttctcaaccattcattatgatcatggctgatcatccaactcaggaacctgttcccgctttcgcaccATACccatttgatccctttagaccgaagATCTATATCTAACATCTTCTTGaacatatacaatgttttggcctcgactgctttctgtggaagcggattccacaggcttaccactctctgggtgaagaaatttctcctcatctcagtcccatctCATTTCCTGCTCCATCTTATCTGTATCACTCGTCTCTGCATCTGTACTCACTGTCTGTTACTCTCTTAGTTATTCTTTCCCATCCCAGTCATCGAAAAGTCCTCTGTTTGCATTCTGTTCATTATCCCAC
This region includes:
- the LOC137360264 gene encoding probable G-protein coupled receptor 139, producing the protein MNGIVNLVAIVILSQGKCGLSSCTTRYLVAMAMGDLLVIITGVILFKISYYYFPGSFLEIAAVCSVIAVLKRSASDCSVWFTVTFTFDRFVAICCQKLKTKYCTKQTAAMVLLTTCILLCLENIPYYFVYKPAKIIDNIAWLCYPSQSYRTDPGWVGFGQFDMVLTPLLPFTLILLLIALTVRHILVASRVRKGLKGQNKGEKCSDPEMESRRKSAILLFTISGSFILLWLLYVIQFLYFLIAGKDPRDYKDSEYIFLEVAWMLLNLSCCTNTFIYGATQSKFREQFKRAVKYPITTFIQLMNRQNI